The following DNA comes from Miscanthus floridulus cultivar M001 chromosome 5, ASM1932011v1, whole genome shotgun sequence.
cataatgtgattggaaccaaatgagtctttcgcaacaagcaagatcaagataggagagcagtaaggaacaaagcaagattagtggctcaaggttacactcaagttgaaggtcttgactttggagaaacttatgctccggttgcaagattggaagcaattaggatcttgttagcctatgcttgtgcccataacatcaagttgtaccaaatggatggaaagagtgcatttctcaatgggtacatcaatgagcttgtgtgtGTTGAGCaatctcccggttttgaagatgagaagagacccaaccatgtttacaagttaaaGAAGGCTTTATATGGTTTAAAGCAagtaccaagagcatggtatgagagatttcctactctctaaggggttcattatgggcaaggttgacaccactctctttacCAAGAAGATTGGTAAAAACTTGTTTGTATTACAAATccatgttgatgatatcatatttggatcaaccaatcaagatttttatgaggagtttggaaagatgatggcaagtgagtttgagatgtccatgattagagagcttagttacttccttggtcttcaaatcaagcaaatgaagaatgacatatttgtgagtcaaggcaagtacattaaagacatgctcaagaagtttggaatggatgatgctaaagcttttagtacaccaatggggacaaatgaaaacttggatagtgatgctagtggcaatatggtggattaaaagatgtatcggtctatgattggaagcctactctatgtgactgcatcaagaccagatgtgatgtttagtatgtgcatgtgtgctagatttcaagcctcagcAAGAGAAAGTCATCTGAagacaacaaagagaatattgaggtacttgaagcatatacaaaatgttggattgtggtatcccaaatgagcaagatttgagttgattggatattcggactcccaATTATGCGGgctgcaaagttgagagaaagagcacatcgggcacaagtcaactattggaaagatcacttgtatcttggccatcaaagaagcaaaatagggtagcactttcaaccgccgaagcggagtacatcttGTCCGGTAGTTGTGCTcagttactttggatgaaggctactttgagtgactttggaatcaaattcaaacaagtgccattgctatgtgacaatgagagtgtcatgaagctcaccaacaatctggttcaacattgaagaacaaagcacatagatgtccgctgtcatttcataagagatcaccaacaaaaaggggacatatgCATTGAGAGGGTGGGCAccaatgatcaacttgccgatatattcaccaagccacttgatgagaagaggttttacaagctaaggaatgaattgaacatacttgacttctcaaatatgtgttgatgcaccctccattatatgacatgtctctcctttgagcaaaacaaggtaaagttgattgacatgtcattcatccattgctaaggacttgtttagtgcatctagttattcctatcatgtcttatgCTTATTCatgaaatcaaatgaatttgatccttgtatggtaccactattgtttgtatgcttgaaatgatctagtggtagcatatgacatgtttgtgggcttgtgaacctagtgtttgatctagaaaatgagctataagtgtttaactccacatggtgcatgataacccttatttggaggtgtgaagaagcttgcccttggatcaaaccgagttaaatatcttttacaagtgatctagattgaaccaaatttggaaaatgATCATCACTTCAcatgtgtagcacccggttttaaggacaaaccagatacacaccatatgtgagcccaggaagtcaaatatcacatatagctacaaataagggtaatatcaattgacaatgctcaatatgtaatgtacttagtatagagaatataacctcagagtatagacagcggaaagacaactttgatcttcaggcaaagactccaaatccacagggacaactgactggctgatcacaagcctaatttctccaaactctagcaatccggTACCCATCCAaaattttcatccaaatatttgaaaaataaagcaagcgtaagtacatgtcgtactcaacaaatataacatggggttcatgaggctcaaaaggctgacactggttaactgtgattagcttttaataagtcatcttttagcaattgggtggcaacaagtttattcacaagcccatataaacacatgattaggtaaacatgaataatgaatagcataaacaataatcattagtgagcatctttatcattagtatcatcagtgttcatcatctattccataaatgttccaaggccactcgtgaccatgagcacggctgatataccagttttacactctacagaggttgtacactttcaccacgagtcgtgttacccatatgcccgggtttgcaactcccaaaacacttctaaggtgagcaggcagggtacactatgaagcttttccatagtcattctaataaggagcagtcactaaggattccatctcccaagtgttatggagtcatctccaaaagtggcactgatacacgtagcatagtacacaccttggggatgaggcccatacccggcccggtatgcccctcttgccctttcggtaaactgctacaaactagaaagagcaaggtactagactaagaccagagccatgtagtcctcatggttgtactgtaagtcctgggttgtcacttaaagataagtctttatggagagaaactagagcatcctaagaaaaggcccaatgctctagcccccttgtttccatgttgctaaaaagcatcttttaatatcaTGTTGCAtgtatctttaattgtattctttaatcaacaTTAGTTaaagcaaactgagcatactacccacatgcaaaacccataggtatatCAAGGataggataatcaatatcaagatAGGTAGACTCCAAGCAATTCATTAACACATGCacatgaattgagattgcattaaagtgaataggtaacaaggagcctcatattatacttgccttaaaacaccgatccttcggtaagctttaatcttcaatgttcttcttcttcttcttcttgatcaccacgtatatctcagcgactggacgaaatcataaagcaccacacaagcatccatacaatcatacacgaaaaaaacaatagatctaaattagaacagtataccaatcatagaaaaataagtgaaagagtttgaaatacgattctacgcatcgctacgaacacacaaacacgAGAGGCATGCTAACCGGAACTACGattaaaaagatacatctaccgatagatttactatatatatggaaaagaaaactataggcttcatttattttaactatatagaagcttattgaattaagtcaaatttagatttgaattataaaactaaaataaaacaaatcatattttatttacaaaacccagttacataattattaatcaatatATGATCTAAACTATGAAATTTCATAAATAGTgatatgataaacattgttactaacgcgtagatcttgttgctatgaatctaatgcaacttgaatgggtcaattcggatctaaaacgcagaagatatgatttaaacaagatttccattaataaaataatagattaaatctaacctcaaattttaaaagttgaaaacatatctaacagtagtatgaacatgtagattatgaaattacaaacctaatgcaagttgaacggatcaaatcagagttaaaatagagaaattatggctaaaacaaaatcagtgacaaatatgtaaataagtgaaaacgtattttcaatctaaccgaaacaaagtacgctttcaaaagaagaaaatggaCTCAGGAAAAatgttttggactgcgggttcaattatTGAAAAGCGCGGGGACTCTTTAGTAAaacagccacgcgaaggggtaagtTCTATTCCTAGCCCTTGATCTAGATTTGGACGGCCAGGATCAAAACaagaagagagagggaggaggctgcCATTGGAACAGTAGCCGGCGCGGTGGCACCATGGCCGGAACGGCGCTTCCAGACGGTTTCGGTGATTCCAACCACGAAACTTCACGGGAAAAAATACGAGGAGCAGGAGGGAGACACTTAGAACTCGATGGAGGTACATGTTGAAACAGTTGAGGGACGGTGACGGCGACACACATGATTTGGCAGCTGATGCAGGTTCGGCGATGGTGCAAAGTTTGCTCGAGGCGAGGCGGTGCGAGGGTTGGCTACCCCAGCTCGGGCAGGGGCGACGCTTGCTATGGGGTTGGACGCGGCGGGCACGGGCATCCAATATTTAAGGGGTAGAGCGGCTTGGGCAGCACGGCTTAGGACGGCAGTGTAGCGGATACGGAGTCGTACGGCTTCGGCGGGGATGGAGTTTGGCTTGGACATGATGcgaggaagatggctccgacatgTGGGCCAATGGGGTCAGCGAGAGGGAGGGTGGAACGTGTGCACGAGAGATGGGCCGACGCGCGCTGGGCCAAAGGGAGGGAAACGGCCGAGCTAGGCCGAGCGGGTTGGGCTGCAGTCCTACGGAGCTAAGCGGGCCACacgggaaaagaaaagaaaagatggcTGCTGGGCTGAAAcagagagagaaggagagaggaGTAAAGAAACTCTTTTgcccattttctttttttttcaatctAAATGCAAATATGATCCTTCATCAAATTCAAATAGAATTTTGAATatgcttttcaattcaaataaaaatgagaaattttggttagttgtcaaaaataaatttttacaacttttgaaatgctttgatttcctaattttcttttcttttacttcaaagccatttttaatttctttccaAAAGCAATTTAAGCCATTTCAAATTTTCAATCAAAGCCACTCAACCAAAtgcatcaaatgcaagggcatgtatgcacaaacatgttgctaaaccttatgatgaattttaatttaataaaaagttttattttcctatatttcatgagcacaaaattcagaaataaatccttttaaacctatttttttaaaagaggcaaattttagggtgttacaacatggTTTtgccccaacctatctaaaaatttgagctcaccttttatgctaattgttgacaaagggggagagaaattcacaaagatagtaagagacagggagcaaacaaatgaaatgacattgtaagaggatcaattaaaatttgaagcacataagtagggagcaagctcataaacttgtatgttgcatttgtatgtgcattacatatgtttgcttgcatgcacAAGTTCTAAAATTCcctatctatgcttgtgtggtgtatgctagattatagaatatgattgatgaaatgaaaactagcatgcataggatgatagttagatatgccttgtttgttttacaagtggtactagagccttgcttataatattgatctcatgaggtatctagtgtttatgTTGTGCAAGAGCTATCTAagtaaccatggtgctaaggatggtgttcaaatggcaactccgattagtatcacgcttcaaaggtccattctttacaccttagcatcatttggtagctattactctcccaaacttcaaatccatgcatatgtgcaagctttcaaatccaaacacttagcacatatgtagagggagctaatactacaaatttgggttgatgaaacttgtccataacctttacacatgataatatgcttgggcaaccaacatgaatccaaaaatgatttaattgaatatctttgtcaataggttgtcatcaattacaaaaaatgggagattgaaagccctagtttggttttggataattgatgaaacctatgtacTAATGTTTGTCATGAGttatgatatgagctaggttggtgcaaatCCAAGTatggagcatggtggcactcatatggtgatgttgatcacatgaaatgatgaaaatggccacatgtgatgatgatcaagtgctcaacttggaaaaaagaaagagaaaaataaaaccctttcgagatcaaggcaaaggtataaataggggttttgttttggtgatcaagacactatagagagtgtgatcacatttagaatagatggtcatactattaagaggggttcttaactagacaattcggtcatctagtgtcactaggtgttggacttcatgcattgcatttaggcctagtgcacatcggagagcaggcaaaaatatttatcaaaaatgttttgagaaatgctaacttgtctctaacatgttttgagaaaacactttgagagttagggGGAGTAGCTTGAGTTGACGTTGATCGAATCACGCAAAAGTTTGCAACTCGGTGAGCTAGTGGAGATGCCTGGGTGGCACCGTCACACCCTATCtggtggcactgccacccctagggtgTTGCCCACCTGGGCTCAGTAGAGAAGGGCTGAGAGCGGCTGGTTTGGGGTGGTCATTGGACACACTGGTGTACACCGCCTCGGGCGTGGTGGTGCATCGCCTGGTCACCGCCACTGGGTGTCCGATGCCACCACTGTTTTTCTCTTGAGACGAGCACAAGCAAGGGAGGTCACCGCCATGGGcacggcggtgcaccgccccttTTATCCAGAGAGCAGGGTAAACCAGAGGCTCggctgggtggtcaccgccaccctcatggcggtgccaccgccaccctgtccGGTGCTCCCATTGGAATTCGACCATTGGACGGCACCGCCACGCTGTCCGGTGCCCCCATTGGAATTCGACCATTGGATGGCACCGCCACCCTGTCTGGTACCAGTCACCGCCCTATCCGGTGCCCTCACAAAAAGCAGCTCCAAGGGTAacagctctatttgcttgtgtggctataaatagagggtgtggctggccttggctactctcttggcacctcttacacttatgcacaccctttggaagtagagcaacacactccactcacttgttcacttgatttcatcatctttagcgagattggagagcctctagtgcgttgcattgagttgcatcatcttgtggcactagttgggtgatttgggctggttgtgagcttattactcttggtgtttaccaacatctagatggcccgatgattggaggatcattgtgcggagttggtgattgtctccggcctcgatcggttgcttatgaggggtcttgtgccttcccggtggagcgccaaaggcaactctagtaaattactcgtgttattgagctacctcacttgtgggtaggtctTGCcatgtccaattatgtggacgaggtttgtgtaacacctcttagccactgaaccaccaagtgttggtcgacacaatgggtactagtgtgccggcaagcacgtaaacctcgggagaaaaatcttgtgtctgttgtgtgattggatttcttctggtgattggattgtctacatcttgtgattggttcattcctcgacaaggcagtataatcaccctactcacttctttatattccttgcaaactagttgtcaagctctttagtgtagttagtctttgacatcttattagtttggttagtgtggctctttagttagtctttgagagcacactagcttagtgagttgTGACATAGCTTGTTGTGTgtgctagtgatcatagtaactagaattgttggaataggtggcttgcaacccttgtagagctagagcaaaattataTTACAccgtttgttatactaatcaattaCTCTAGTGCCTTGTAGAGATcataaataggctattcactcccctctcGTCATATTAGGACTTTTCACTAGGGATGCACGTGTCCTGCTGGGCTGGCAGGATGAAGAGGCCCGAAGGCCATTTATTGGCCCATGCCCAGGTTTAGGCCTGTTAGCCTTTGCCGAGCTAAGCTAGGTCGAATTTATTTTCTGGGCCTAATAAGTTTCTCTCTTTTCAGTGCATTTCAATAAGTCTTCTCATTTTATTTACTGCACTGTTTAAGTATATTTAGCAAATGTATAAGACTAAGAATTAGCAAATGAATATAAGTTAACTACGCTACGAAAAATTATGATATGTCCTCTGGTTAAATTAGAACCAATGGGAAAATTTAATCTGAGAATTATTTACTTAAGTGTGCCAATGGTTAAGTTATAGTTTATATATAAAACTAAGACTAAGTTTAATTATTAAGTGGATTTATTTAAGTTTTTtcataagtatatatatgaataagttTTATTTTCTAAGTATAATATATATTCCCACCATAAGTTTAAGTTCTTTTCTCCGATTAAGTTGGAACCAATGGGAAAATTTAGTTGCAGAAATTAAAGTTCATATTAAGTGTGGGCATATTTAAACTAAGTTTAAATAATGGGCTATTTAAGTTATTAAAAAATGCATAAGTATTCTTCTTTCCCTAATTCTAAGCATTTATTTATTCTCTAGTTTTTACTCATAATTAAAATGTTTGTAACTAAGTTTTGGGCTTTATTTAAGTTGCTTTCATAGTTATATTTAGACCAAAGTTGTTTATAGCTATTGATTGTCACAATTTTATTGCCCACTAATATTTTGGCTATATTATCCTAAGCTACTTTTTCATAAGGCCTTTCTTGGGCATAACATAAAGCTTTTGGACATTCTTAAGGAAGGCTATAAGAAATATTTAAGACCCTTTTAGGATTACACTAAGACTAAATTTAATAGCCTCATTATTAAATTAAGTTATTTTTACACTTCTGCAATCAAGTATATGTTGACCAGTTACTCCGATAAGTTATTACTTGCAAGAGACCTGATAAGTTATATGATTGTTTTTGTGTCTTGTGGTTGTATTATGACCACCGTTGTTTATAGTCACTTGTCATTTAATTAATCTGAAGTTGCAATCTCAAGCATTTATCAACATGGTCACTAAGTTGCTTCTCTTTAATCAAAATGGAACCAACGGGGAGTTTTGGTTAGAGAGCATATGTCTCTAATTAAGATGGAACCAACGAGAAATCTTGGTTGGAGACATAAGACTTGGCGTATAGATactttctgcccaacggtgattgTATTCATGTGTCATCTATTTTAAGTACATTTTTTCTTTTAATTGTATTATTGACATGTTATTGATCTGATCAGTGTAGGATTAATACCATGTTGAACTCTTAATTTAGTTCTTTTGTATTTAAGATTATGTATCTCTATTGTTAAGCGCAACCATAAGTTTGAGTTGCTTTATATGTATCGTGACAAAGAATAAAGTAAGATTATTGTCTTAAGTTTAAGTGCAAAGATTATGCACATAATTAAGCACTTATTAGAAAAGTTTAAGTTCTTAtcataaaaagtttcatgatggTAAGGATCAGGGGGAGCAATTCCTTTGATCAATTGCTTAAGTTTGAAGTATTAAGATTAAGCTCAAAAGAAATGTGCATGCTAAAAGATAAAATAACCTGATGAAGTGGTTTTAATATAAGACTTTGAAATGTGCCACGGTTGTTTGGTTCACATTTCGAGGGGTAGATTGGAGTTTTCACAATAATCCATTTCATTAGGTGATCCTTTAAGTCAATAAGGTAATAATAAGTTAAGCACTTTTAAGTATCATAAGTTAAATTCTTTTAAGCATTCATTCATTTTGAAGATAATATAAAGTCCTGATGGAGTCAAAACAATGGCCTGTTATGGGTCCACATAACCGAAGTGACTTTAAAGGGAAAAGATAATAAGCTCTCCATAATAAAGTAAGAAAATCATAAGTGGTTATTGTTTACCATTTATTTTATAATCACAATAAGATAAGCAGAGGTATAAAGTTAATCATTTTATTTTATCTTGTTGACTATAAGTAAAGGAATAGAGATATTACATAAGTTTGTCTTGGTGATGTCTCTTATACTTATTTAAATACTAAGAATCACCAAGATGGGTCCATAAAAAAGGAGTATTTGAAATTATTCCATAAGTTGAAAAATTAGTCATACTCCAATTTAAGGGCGATAAGCTTTTCTCATTAGATATACGCTGACATAAGCATTACATATAAGTACTATAATTAAGTCATAAGTATTATAAGTAAGCTATAAATATTATGACTAAGTTATTACACGCCCTTAAAGCTAATGACCGGGATTCTTGGCAAACATAGTCTAGGAATGGACCCTTGGAAGGTTATAAAGCATTCTTGCTTTTATGCATATAAAAGTATTACATGCTCATGACTAAGAAGTCTAGTAACCACTAAGTTATGGGTTACTATGACATTAATCTTCTTTTGCAAGATGTGTTGATATTAAGAATTTCACATAAGTATTTATCAACAATCTTGTCAGGGGGAGCCATACTGTGGAATGGCTTCAACCTATCTTTAAAGTATAAGTTCTAATGTTAAACTAAGTTATAGCATGTTTAGTTAATATAAGTTAAGTTTATATTAGTTTATTAAGAATAAAGTTATCCTTATAAGTTATTTTTAGCATAAGATATTCATCCCGGAATATATTATACATAAGAAGTGCAGCTTTATTTTGGTTCGAGTAACATGTCAAGAGATTTTTGCCAAACCAAATATAGTGTGAAACACCAACCCAGAATCAAAGTTAATTATAAAAGTTTAAGATGTCGGTGCTCACTATGTAAGTTTAGAGCTTTAAGTGTTTAAGTTTAAGTGTTGATCACCATATTCAATTTAAGTTTTTCCACCATAGGCCTACCTTAAGTTGCCGGCATTAAGATTATTGGTAGCCTACCATATGGGATAAGATTGAGATCtcaaaattgtgattctggaagTATAAATAATTCTCTGTATGTGCACAAAGGTATAAGTGAAAACAAACTGCATAATAGGATCATAAAGAGGCCATCATAAGACTAAGAATGAACTATTTTGAGACATGAATGGTGCGCTATAGTGGCGGGATTCATCAGTACTTAATTGACTGTTGCAATCGTTTTATCTTGGTGCATTGTTCTATTGAAAGAGTGGTTTAAAATACATAGTGTTATCTACCCATAAGTTCTCTCTAATAAGTGTAAGTGATTGTTCTATTTAATATAGGGTGGTCTActacatatgcttgatctaatgGTGCTTAATTGCCTGTTATGATTTTTCATCTTAGTACACTACTCTATTGAGAATTGGACTAATAATAAAATTGAATGTTGGAATGATGTCGGCTTAGTCAAAGACTGACCGAGTCATTAGGGACTAATAGTCCGTTAATAGTTCCATGATCGGGGGCCCACCCTAATAACTGACTAATGGGCCTGGTCCCAGGCCACACCAAGCTATATAAGATGGAGGCATCTCTGTGATTAGTGATGATGGTAATTAGCTCTAATTAACCTAAGACCTACCGATCAAGGTGAGCTCGGGAGTGGTCCTGAAGACCCGGATCCAGCCACCAGCCACTCAGTGCCGGCGTCTCTCTCGTCCTCGTCGCCCAGGCCCATTGGAGAAGGAGATCGACGTCATGCCTGCTACTCGAGCAGGCACGTGGACTTCAGCGGCTCTAATGAGCACCTCCGATTAAGGTCAGTAcaattaagtctaattaattacTAAAGTAcaattaagtctaattaattacTAAGTGCGGATTAGGTGTTCACCGGATTAGGCTAATTAACATCCTATGAATCATAAGTTCTAACACTTATATGCTATATAAAGGCCAGGACATTTGCCAGATACTCCACTAGACTTAGCGAGAGAGAGTGTGTCAGATAGTGTGCAAAATGTCATCGTCCTTATCTATCCCTTTCATCAGGTTCCATCGTCCATGCCTCTCAACAACAGGAAATAAAAAACCCAATCTCACCATTGCCCAACTCGTTAGTGGTGTAGGCGGCAGCAAATCGAAGGTGAAGGATAGGGGAGAAGGACGCCAAGCAGGTATACGGCTTCTCACCTCCTGATTTTTACTTCTGGGCATTGGATTTAGCATTTTTTGTTTATGTATATTTCGAGTTCAAAATCAGCTCGATCTGCTTAAAAATGTGGCATAATTGTTAGTCTTCTCTTTCCTAAAATGGTTCGAATGAAATGGATAATGTTCTTTTTTAGAACTGTAGCTCTCCggtgaggaagaagagcaacaGAGTCTGATTCCTTGGTTCTTAGAACAGTGCTCTCCGGCTCATTTTGTTGATTCGTCCGAGAGTAAATGTTTTGTTGTTGAACCTATTGAAAATTTCTCGCCCATTCCTTGGTTCCAAACCGGCAATGACGTTAGGAAAATGGACGAACAAGGGTCCTATGAAATTCGTATGAAAAAACTCTGTTCCAAACTGCAGGGTCGTCTTGAGAAGGCTGGATCCAGAACGCGCTTTTGGTTCCCGCCGTTTTATAAATGCCTCCGATCCCCTCTCCTCTAGCGCCCACACCGATCCTTTCTCATTTCTCCTCTCTGCTGCCgcaccacgccacgccacgccaatAATCCCTAGCGAGCCGCCGCCGGCAGGAGCATTAGAGCCACCGTCCATGGCCACGGAGCATGGTCTTCCTCCTGGCTACCGTTTCGTGCCCACTGACGAGGAGGTGGTCGAGCTTTGCCTGCTCCCTCGCATCCAGGACCAGCCCCTCCTGCCGAACGACATCATCGAGGACGATCCGCTAAGCGCGCCGCCGTGGGCTCTCCTCGAGAAGCACGGGCGGAAGCACCTGGCCTTCTTCTTCGCGGCGTGTCAGGCCATGAACGCCAAGGGCAACCGCCAGAAGCGAACCTGCGTGGGACATGGGACCTGGCAAGGGCAGGGCAAGAGGAAGCGCCAGCAGGAGGAAGAAGGGCAGGAGGTCAAGAAGAAGCTGCGCGTGCGCGTGCACGGCAGCGCCGAGAAGATCGAGATCGAGTGGGACAAGTACGGGCTCAACTTCCAGGAGCACGGTGTCAAGGGCAGCACGGGCTGGGTCATGCACGAGTACTCCATCACCGCCCCGCCCGAGCTCGCGCGGTCGCCGGTGAGGGTGTACTGCATCCGCTTCAGTGGCCACGGCAAGAACACCAAGAAGAACAGCAGGGATGCGCAGCATAGGGGCGACGACGACGAGttcgaggacgaggaggaagtgGATGATGAAGCAGCAGGAGCAATCGCCACCGCTACCTGGAGTGCCGCGGAGGAAGACGCTGCCCTGCTCGTCGAAGAGTACCTCACTGCTTTCCCTGCGGTGGCGGTGGATGTTGTCAGCGCCAATCCCGCTGATGTGGAGGACGCAGGAGCAGGCTATGATCAGGACTTGCCCACGTTGGTGGATGACGACAGTTTCGACTACATGAACTCTTTGCCTGACCTGTTGACTTCTCGCAATGAGCCGATGCTGCCGGACGACGCATGATCAAACACGCCGTAGATCGATTTAGCTCCTTAACTTGTTGTAGCTCGAGATAGCGAATTGCTGTATCTTTTGATTTTGTGCGTTGGTGGATTCTTCCATTCCTGCGTAGGAACTGCCTTTTTTAT
Coding sequences within:
- the LOC136450607 gene encoding NAC domain-containing protein 83-like produces the protein MATEHGLPPGYRFVPTDEEVVELCLLPRIQDQPLLPNDIIEDDPLSAPPWALLEKHGRKHLAFFFAACQAMNAKGNRQKRTCVGHGTWQGQGKRKRQQEEEGQEVKKKLRVRVHGSAEKIEIEWDKYGLNFQEHGVKGSTGWVMHEYSITAPPELARSPVRVYCIRFSGHGKNTKKNSRDAQHRGDDDEFEDEEEVDDEAAGAIATATWSAAEEDAALLVEEYLTAFPAVAVDVVSANPADVEDAGAGYDQDLPTLVDDDSFDYMNSLPDLLTSRNEPMLPDDA